The genomic interval TGGTAGCCATCCGTCAGGATCAGGCCGGTGGACCCAAAACCGTGGTAGCGGTGGGCGAGGAGGCCAAGCGGATGGTCGGGCGCACACCCCAGAACATCACCGCCATCAGGCCCATGAAGGACGGTGTCATCGCCGACTTCACCGTCACCGAGAAGATGCTCCAGTACTTCATCCACAAGGTGCATGAGTCGCGCTTCATGCGGCCCAGCCCGCGGGTGCTGGTCTGCGTCCCCTGCGGCTCGACCCAGGTGGAGCGCCGCGCCATCAGGGAATCAGCGGCCGGGGCCGGGGCGCGGGAGGTCTTCCTGATCGAGGAGCCCATGGCGGCGGCCATTGGCGCCGGGCTGCCCGTGGAAGAGGCGCGGGGCTCCATGGTCGTCGATATCGGCGGCGGCACCTCGGAGGTGGCGGTGCTGTCCCTGAACGGGGTGGTTTACTCCAACTCCGTGCGCATTGGGGGCGACCGCTTCGACGAGGCCATCATCAACTATGTGCGACGCAATTACGGCACCCTGATCGGCGAGGCCACGGCGGAGCGCATCAAGCACGCCATCGGTTCCGCCTACCCCGGCAGCGAGGTACGGGAGATCGAGGTCAAGGGCCGCAACGTGTCGGAAGGCATTCCCCGGGCCTTCAAGCTCAAC from Chromatiaceae bacterium carries:
- a CDS encoding rod shape-determining protein, which translates into the protein MFFRRFRGMFSNDLSIDLGTANTLIYVRGQGIVLNEPSVVAIRQDQAGGPKTVVAVGEEAKRMVGRTPQNITAIRPMKDGVIADFTVTEKMLQYFIHKVHESRFMRPSPRVLVCVPCGSTQVERRAIRESAAGAGAREVFLIEEPMAAAIGAGLPVEEARGSMVVDIGGGTSEVAVLSLNGVVYSNSVRIGGDRFDEAIINYVRRNYGTLIGEATAERIKHAIGSAYPGSEVREIEVKGRNVSEGIPRAFKLNSNEILEALEEPLAGITRAVKIALEQTPPELGADVADRGIVLTGGGALLRDIDRLLADETGLPVLVADDPLTCVARGGGRALEMIDEHGTDLFVTE